One window of Dehalobacterium formicoaceticum genomic DNA carries:
- the pheT gene encoding phenylalanine--tRNA ligase subunit beta, translated as MKVSYKWLQEYVDIDLSPEDLGNALTMAGIEVEHITCFGQEIKGVVIGEILKIIPHPEADKLVICQVNLGQETVQIITGATNVQEGQRIPVAPVGAVLPGGIKMKKAKLRGLDSFGMLCSAGELNLDETLVSPESKDGIMILSPESPIGEDIVSWLNLDDAVLELSLTPNRSDCLSVINIAREIGTILKKPVRLPEINLAEGKENIEDLASVEVLDPDLCNRYAARLVKNVKLKPSPPWMQHYLRAAGIRSINNVVDISNYVMLETGQPLHTFDYDTLSGHKIIVRRAHEGEKMFTLDGQERIFNRENLLICDEKKPVAVAGVMGGLNTEVTEQTHHILIESARFDPAAIRHTSKDLGLRSESSLRFEKGLDVYSTIIAVQRAAQLMAELAEGEVVQGVLDVRGNLPEETVLTLRVQKVNELLGTALRQEEILAIIDDLKFSWEMAGSEIRVIIPSYRQDITREVDLIEEVARLHGYEKIPLTLPAGRMTEGKKTEFQNFEDQVKNYLTGAGFMEVITYSFISPRDYDRMMIPDDSSLRNGVVIMNPISDAQSVMRTTLIPGLLETASRNTNRRNLNFAFYEWGKIFIPGNEKLPQEPMMLGGVISGKLSQGWSRSPQNLDFYYLKGVLDGLFARFGIENWSLKGESLPVFLHPGRSGNIYIGDTYVGFIGEIHPAVQENYHLESRSYIFQVYVEEIMHLGKNTLCYQAVPKYPAIDRDMALLVKEEIPAQLIEEIIRQNGGTLLTGITLFDLYKGSQIPEGFKSLAYALTFQSKEKTLTDDEISPVFQKIQNELLNKFDVELR; from the coding sequence ATGAAAGTATCATATAAATGGCTGCAAGAATATGTAGATATTGATTTAAGCCCGGAAGATTTAGGAAATGCCCTCACCATGGCAGGTATCGAGGTTGAGCATATCACTTGTTTCGGTCAAGAGATCAAAGGGGTGGTGATCGGTGAGATTTTAAAAATTATACCCCATCCGGAAGCAGATAAGTTGGTAATTTGCCAGGTGAATTTAGGTCAGGAAACGGTTCAGATTATCACCGGAGCAACCAACGTTCAGGAAGGTCAACGGATACCGGTTGCACCTGTGGGGGCGGTTTTGCCTGGCGGCATCAAAATGAAAAAAGCAAAGCTCAGAGGCTTGGATTCCTTCGGCATGTTATGCTCCGCCGGGGAATTAAATCTGGATGAGACGCTGGTATCCCCTGAATCAAAAGACGGCATTATGATTTTAAGTCCGGAAAGCCCCATTGGGGAAGATATTGTCTCATGGCTTAACTTGGATGATGCAGTTTTGGAATTAAGTTTAACGCCTAATCGCTCAGATTGTCTAAGTGTCATCAATATCGCCCGGGAAATTGGCACGATTTTAAAGAAACCGGTGCGTTTGCCGGAAATCAACTTGGCAGAAGGGAAGGAAAATATTGAGGATCTGGCTTCTGTAGAAGTTTTAGATCCGGATTTGTGCAATCGTTATGCCGCCCGCCTGGTGAAAAACGTGAAGTTAAAGCCATCCCCTCCTTGGATGCAGCATTATTTGCGCGCTGCCGGTATCCGGTCCATTAATAATGTGGTGGACATTTCCAACTACGTGATGCTGGAAACGGGACAGCCCTTACATACTTTTGATTACGATACCTTATCCGGTCATAAAATCATCGTGCGCCGCGCCCATGAAGGAGAAAAAATGTTTACCCTGGACGGTCAGGAAAGGATCTTCAACCGGGAGAATCTTCTCATCTGTGATGAGAAAAAGCCGGTAGCCGTGGCAGGAGTGATGGGGGGATTAAACACGGAAGTAACGGAGCAAACCCATCATATCTTAATTGAATCAGCTCGGTTTGATCCCGCCGCGATTCGTCACACCTCTAAGGATTTGGGTCTCAGATCGGAGTCCTCTTTGCGCTTTGAGAAAGGGCTGGATGTCTATTCCACGATCATAGCTGTCCAACGGGCCGCCCAATTGATGGCGGAACTGGCGGAGGGGGAAGTCGTTCAAGGAGTGCTTGATGTCCGAGGGAATTTGCCGGAAGAAACGGTATTGACCCTGCGTGTTCAGAAAGTTAATGAACTATTAGGAACTGCTTTACGCCAAGAAGAAATTCTGGCGATCATTGATGACCTGAAATTTTCTTGGGAGATGGCTGGCAGTGAGATTAGAGTAATCATACCTTCTTACCGACAAGATATCACCCGGGAAGTAGATCTGATTGAAGAAGTGGCCCGCCTTCATGGCTATGAAAAAATACCCTTGACCTTACCTGCCGGCAGGATGACAGAAGGAAAGAAAACAGAATTCCAAAATTTTGAGGATCAAGTAAAGAATTATCTCACCGGAGCCGGTTTTATGGAAGTAATCACTTATAGTTTTATCAGCCCCAGGGATTATGATCGCATGATGATACCGGATGATTCCTCTTTAAGAAATGGGGTGGTCATCATGAATCCGATCAGCGATGCGCAAAGTGTGATGCGTACTACGTTAATACCGGGGTTGTTAGAAACTGCATCCCGCAACACCAATCGAAGAAACTTAAATTTTGCTTTTTATGAATGGGGCAAAATATTCATCCCGGGAAATGAAAAATTACCTCAAGAACCAATGATGTTAGGAGGCGTGATCTCGGGTAAGCTGAGTCAGGGCTGGAGCCGATCGCCCCAAAATTTGGATTTTTATTATCTCAAAGGTGTTTTAGACGGACTTTTCGCCCGTTTTGGCATTGAGAATTGGTCCCTAAAGGGTGAATCACTGCCGGTATTCTTACATCCGGGACGCTCCGGTAATATTTATATTGGTGATACCTATGTAGGCTTCATCGGTGAAATTCATCCTGCTGTCCAGGAAAACTATCATCTTGAAAGCAGATCATATATCTTTCAGGTCTATGTGGAAGAGATTATGCATTTGGGTAAAAATACATTGTGTTATCAGGCAGTGCCAAAATATCCTGCCATCGACCGGGATATGGCTCTTTTGGTCAAGGAGGAAATTCCTGCTCAATTGATTGAAGAAATAATTCGGCAAAATGGGGGTACACTATTAACTGGAATCACCTTATTTGATCTTTACAAAGGAAGTCAGATTCCGGAAGGGTTTAAAAGCTTAGCATATGCGCTCACCTTTCAATCCAAGGAAAAAACATTAACCGATGATGAAATTTCTCCAGTCTTCCAAAAAATTCAAAATGAATTATTAAACAAATTTGATGTCGAATTACGTTAA
- a CDS encoding YqzL family protein — MFLPAEFLWKLFEQTGSITAYMIYRKLSLQ; from the coding sequence ATGTTTTTACCCGCCGAGTTTCTTTGGAAATTATTTGAACAAACAGGTTCCATTACCGCCTATATGATTTATCGAAAATTAAGTTTACAATAG
- a CDS encoding DNA-3-methyladenine glycosylase: MLERDFFNRETTLVAQDLLGKVLETEVQGTKVSGIVVETEAYLGRQDPGSHSFRGKTKRNSVMFGPAGYSYVYQIYGVHFCYNVTTDHDEIPSAVLIRALEPISGINIMKQNRKKEARKDLCSGPAKLVQALGITKSINGTSAVNGPVRFFDGHLNDPFSIIETTRIGLAQGADLKLRYYIENNLYVSRK; encoded by the coding sequence GTGCTGGAAAGGGATTTTTTTAATCGGGAGACAACCCTTGTTGCCCAGGATTTATTAGGGAAGGTTCTGGAAACAGAGGTGCAGGGTACCAAGGTATCCGGGATTGTGGTGGAAACAGAAGCCTATTTAGGCCGGCAGGATCCTGGCAGCCACTCCTTCCGGGGAAAAACGAAAAGAAACAGTGTGATGTTCGGCCCTGCAGGGTATTCGTATGTTTACCAAATTTATGGTGTGCATTTTTGTTATAATGTGACTACAGATCATGATGAAATCCCCTCAGCAGTTTTGATTCGCGCTTTGGAACCCATATCCGGGATCAACATCATGAAACAAAACCGTAAAAAAGAAGCACGGAAAGACCTTTGCAGCGGGCCGGCCAAGCTGGTTCAAGCCTTGGGCATTACCAAATCCATTAACGGCACCAGTGCCGTAAATGGCCCCGTACGTTTTTTTGACGGGCATTTGAACGATCCCTTCAGCATTATTGAAACCACCCGGATCGGCCTTGCTCAAGGTGCCGATTTAAAATTAAGATACTACATTGAAAATAATCTTTATGTTTCTCGTAAATAA
- the pheS gene encoding phenylalanine--tRNA ligase subunit alpha, translated as MLAKLNIIKEQALAELNHIKTVQELVSFKVKYLGKKGEITAVLRGMGSLSAEERPQVGQVANEVRAAIETLIEKRSKVLREEEREAALKEEAIDITLPGQKILMGRKHPITLVIDRFKEIFLGMGYSIAEGPEIELDYYNFEALNLPPDHPARDMQDSFYITSEILLRTHTSPVQARTMEKMVPQYPIKIICPGKVYRRDDDATHSPMFHQVEGLVIDENLSMADLKGTLLTFARQMFGADKEIRLRPSYFPFTEPSAEVDISCMMCGGKGCRVCSHTGWLEILGSGMVHPRVLEMSGYDPEKVNGFAFGMGVERVAMLKYGIDDLRLLFDNDQRFLAQF; from the coding sequence ATGCTAGCGAAATTAAATATTATTAAAGAACAGGCATTGGCAGAATTAAATCATATAAAAACAGTTCAAGAACTGGTATCTTTCAAGGTAAAATACTTAGGCAAAAAAGGAGAAATTACTGCTGTTTTAAGAGGGATGGGCAGCCTCTCAGCGGAAGAACGCCCGCAAGTAGGTCAGGTGGCCAATGAAGTAAGAGCTGCCATTGAAACACTCATCGAAAAGCGAAGCAAAGTATTAAGAGAAGAGGAACGGGAAGCCGCTTTAAAGGAAGAAGCTATTGATATCACCCTTCCCGGACAAAAGATTTTAATGGGAAGAAAACACCCTATTACCTTGGTGATCGATCGTTTCAAAGAAATATTTTTGGGCATGGGATACTCCATTGCCGAAGGCCCGGAGATCGAATTGGATTATTATAATTTTGAAGCTTTAAATTTACCGCCGGATCATCCCGCCCGGGATATGCAGGACTCTTTTTATATTACCAGTGAGATCCTGCTGCGTACTCATACTTCCCCGGTACAGGCACGCACCATGGAAAAAATGGTACCCCAATATCCGATCAAGATTATTTGTCCCGGGAAGGTATACCGCAGGGATGATGATGCCACTCATTCTCCTATGTTTCATCAGGTGGAAGGGTTGGTCATTGACGAGAACTTATCCATGGCAGATTTGAAAGGCACTTTACTTACTTTTGCCCGCCAGATGTTTGGGGCAGACAAAGAAATCCGTCTCAGACCTAGTTATTTTCCTTTCACTGAGCCCAGTGCTGAGGTAGATATCTCCTGTATGATGTGCGGAGGTAAGGGATGCCGGGTTTGTTCCCATACAGGTTGGCTGGAAATTTTGGGTTCCGGGATGGTACATCCTCGGGTACTGGAAATGTCCGGCTATGACCCGGAAAAGGTAAATGGCTTTGCTTTTGGTATGGGGGTAGAAAGAGTGGCTATGCTTAAGTATGGCATTGATGATTTACGTCTTTTATTCGATAATGACCAACGATTCTTGGCTCAGTTTTAG
- a CDS encoding cell division protein ZapA, protein MALKERSKLRIDILGQEYVLKGTDSPEYLKKVGNFVSDKMDQVYKNNPIYGPTKIAVLVSLQIADEYQKLKDDYEKIVEELRVLDKIHKIG, encoded by the coding sequence TTGGCATTAAAGGAAAGATCCAAGCTGAGAATTGATATCTTGGGTCAGGAATATGTTTTGAAAGGTACAGATTCTCCAGAATATTTGAAGAAGGTAGGCAATTTTGTATCCGATAAGATGGATCAGGTGTATAAAAATAATCCTATTTATGGGCCGACTAAGATTGCCGTATTGGTTTCTTTGCAAATTGCAGATGAGTATCAAAAACTAAAAGATGATTATGAAAAAATCGTAGAAGAGTTGAGAGTTCTGGATAAAATACACAAAATTGGGTAA
- a CDS encoding NGG1p interacting factor NIF3, with the protein MKLKEIYALAVEAGIAADPRGQKSVEKDLAKAKKRYDKLEEKDKEYFDQESLTNPYSDTRILNGEKELEIKKIAVGIDIEVGELLLADRLISKGEKIDLVLAHHPEGYALAGLSEVMHIQEGILADLGVPINVAEGMMASRISEVKRGLMPYNHGRTIDTAKALGIPLMCVHTPADNLVTEFLNQYFAQQEPDTLDDLVSLLKEIPEYKKAAKLKAGPTIVVGNGKRSVGKIFIDMTGGTGGSEDAFEKLAIAGVGTIVGMHISEKHRKNAEKFHINVVIAGHMASDSLGVNLFLDKLTQKGIEILPISGFDRFSRNPEVS; encoded by the coding sequence ATGAAATTAAAAGAAATTTATGCTTTGGCGGTGGAAGCAGGTATAGCTGCGGATCCCCGGGGACAAAAATCTGTAGAAAAGGATTTAGCGAAGGCTAAAAAACGATATGACAAATTAGAAGAAAAGGACAAAGAATATTTTGATCAGGAAAGTTTAACCAATCCTTATAGCGATACGCGCATTCTTAATGGGGAAAAGGAACTGGAAATCAAAAAGATCGCTGTCGGGATTGACATCGAAGTAGGAGAATTACTTCTGGCAGATCGTTTAATATCCAAAGGGGAAAAAATCGATCTCGTTTTAGCCCATCATCCGGAAGGATATGCCTTAGCAGGTCTCTCGGAGGTGATGCATATTCAGGAAGGAATCTTAGCTGATCTGGGCGTACCCATTAATGTCGCGGAAGGAATGATGGCTTCCAGAATATCTGAGGTTAAAAGAGGTTTAATGCCCTATAATCATGGTCGGACTATTGATACTGCTAAGGCCTTGGGAATTCCTTTGATGTGTGTCCATACACCGGCGGATAACTTGGTGACGGAATTTTTAAATCAATATTTTGCTCAGCAGGAACCGGATACCTTGGATGATTTGGTGAGCCTCTTGAAAGAGATTCCTGAATATAAAAAAGCAGCGAAATTAAAAGCCGGACCAACCATTGTTGTGGGTAATGGTAAACGGTCCGTCGGGAAGATCTTCATTGATATGACGGGGGGGACCGGTGGTTCTGAGGACGCTTTTGAAAAGCTTGCTATTGCCGGAGTCGGTACAATCGTGGGGATGCATATCAGCGAAAAGCATCGCAAGAATGCGGAAAAGTTCCATATCAATGTGGTGATTGCCGGACATATGGCCAGCGATAGTTTAGGTGTGAATTTATTCCTAGATAAATTGACCCAAAAAGGAATAGAAATCCTGCCTATTTCCGGTTTTGATCGTTTTTCACGCAATCCAGAAGTTAGCTGA